The DNA segment AGGGCGTAAAATAAAGCTGATGAGTCCTAAACGTGGTGACCGGCATAAATTTTTAAGGTTGGCGCTTACTAATGCGGAAACCGCACTAACAACTAAGTTAGCCACTAAAAGTACCGTGCTAAATCGTTTCAAAGCATTAGAAAAAGTATTGAAGTTTGATGGCAAGATCCAGCGTATGGAATGTTTTGATATTAGTCATACGGGTGGCGAGCAAACCGTGGCATCTTGCGTGGTGTTTAATCGTGATGGACCCAATAAAACCGATTACCGACACTATAATATCAGTGGCATTACCGGTGGCGATGATTATGCCGCCATGGCTCAGGTATTGGACCGCCGCTTTAAGAAAATCACTGACGTTGACAAAATACCGGATATTTTATTTATTGATGGTGGTAAAGGTCAAATGACCCAGGCGGAACGAGTGCTCACTCAATACGCGGATAATTTTGTGATTAAGCGACCACTAATCATTGGTATTGCTAAAGGCGTGACGCGTAAAGCGGGTTTAGAGACATTAATCTTATCGGGGGCGTTAGATAACGTACCTGATATCGAATTTTATTTACCCAGTGATTCGCCCGCATTGCATCTAATACAACATATTCGTGATGAATCCCATCGCTTTGCCATTACCGGACATCGTGCGCGCCGCAATAAAGTCAAACGCACTAGTGGGTTAGAAAATATTTCAGGGGTTGGGCCGAAACGTCGTCAAGTATTACTCAAATATATGGGTGGCTTACAGCAATTACGTCGTGCAAGTAGGGAAGAAATTGCAAAAGTACCAGGTATAAGTATTGATTTAGCAGAAAAAATTTATGATTCGTTGCATCAATAAGCAAGATATAGGACTATAGAGGGGTTTAAATTTCAAAAGCATGAGAATAATGAAAAACATACCCAATATTTTAACTTTGTTTCGCGTGATTTTAATTCCTTTTTTTGTTCTCGCGTTTTATTTACCAATTGAAAATTCATTTTATATTGCAGCTTCGATCTTCTTTATCGCTGGCGTAACAGATTACCTTGATGGTTATATAGCAAGACGTTGGAATGTATCAAGCAAGCTGGGCGCATTCCTTGACCCTGTCGCCGATAAAATCATGGTAATCACGGCGTTAGTGATGGTTGTCGGTGATCACGACCGTATCGCTGCAACAGTTGGTGAGCACAGTGCATTATGGATCATGATCCCTACGCTTATTATGATTGGCCGTGAACTGGCTATTTCAGGTTTACGTGAATGGATGGCTGATCTGGGTAAACGTGCAAACGTTGCGGTGGGTAATGCCGGGAAGTGGAAAACCAGTTTGCAAATGTTGGCGCTAGGCGGTTTCATTTGGCAACAAGGTCCTTGGATGGTTTACCTTGCTTATCTCGTGTTCTATGCGGCGATGGTATTAACCGTTGTTTCTATGCTGCAGTATTTTGCTGCGGCGTGGGGCGAGCTAACTAGCGAAGATTAAAGCGTCAGTTCTAACGACAATTGAGGTTATGGTTAGAACATGTCGTTAACATGGTATTATTTAACCCTTTTTAGCTAAAATACACACTGCTTAGGTTGAAACGTAAGCGTTTTTATTAGTGCTGATAAAAGGGTGTTGACTCTCTCTTTTAGGTCTGTAGAATGCGTCAGCACATAGAGCCTATAGCGATTTAACTAAAATAGCTTAGATGACATGCAAAAGAAATTGCCCGAGTGGTGAAATCGGTAGACACAAGGGATTTAAAATCCCTCGCTTAATAGGCGTGCCAGTTCAATTCTGGCCTCGGGCACCAATTTCTTTTTGTTAGATATAACATTAAACATATACTTTAAATGTAAAATATGGCGGGTTGGCAGAGTGGCTATGCAGCGGATTGCAAATCCGTGGACCTCGATTCGACTTCGGGACCCGCCTCCATGATTTAGCTTGTAAGAGCAAGTTTATTGGTTCTGCACTGGAATGGATAAACTATAAATGTTTAGCGATAAGCGTTTATAAAAAGAATTCAGTGCCCGAGTGGTGAAATCGGTAGACACAAGGGATTTAAAATCCCTCGCTTAATAGGCGTGCCGGTTCAATTCCGGCCTCGGGCACCAACTAATACTAGCAATAGTATATCCAGCTAAGATGTAAAATTAGCACCCTGTATTAGCAGCTAAAGTTGTGATGGCAGGATTTGGCGGGTTGGCAGAGTGGCTATGCAGCGGATTGCAAATCCGTGGACCTCGATTCGACTTCGGGACCCGCCTCCATGATTTAGCTTGTAAGAGCAAGTTTATTGGTTCTGCACTGGAATGGATAAACTATAAATGTTTAGCGATAAGCGTTTATAAAAAGAATTCAGTGCCCGAGTGGTGAAATCGGTAGACACAAGGGATTTAAAATCCCTCGCTTAATAGGCGTGCCGGTTCAATTCCGGCCTCGGGCACCAACTAATACTAGCAATAGTATATCCAGCTAAGATGTAAAATTAGCACCCTGTATTAGCAGCTAAAGTTGTGATGGCAGGATTTGGCGGGTTGGCAGAGTGGCTATGCAGCGGATTGCAAATCCGTGGACCTCGATTCGACTTCGGGACCCGCCTCCATGATTTCAGCTTGAAAGAGCGAGTTTGTTAGTTCTGCACTGGAACGGATAAACTATAATAATTCAGTGCCCGAGTGGTGAAATCGGTAGACACAAGGGATTTAAAATCCCTCGCTTAATAGGCGTGCCGGTTCAATTCCGGCCTCGGGCACCAAGCTTTATAAAAAGACCAGCTGATAGCTGGTTTTTTTATGTCTAAAATTTAGCCGCTCTTATTATCCCTACATGATGCTCTCAGTTTGTACCGCGCGAGTATTGATGATTATGTTACTGCCGACTATGCTTAATTATTACATTTTCATTTAGCCAATAGCGGTAGTTTCACTGCTGTTATGGTCTATCTGGGTTAATATTCGGGAGAGATTAAGACATGAAACCTTGTTATTACATACATTTAATACTGTTATGTACATTGCTTAGTCCTTTCTCTAGCGCAGCGCCGTATGAAGCAACAGCCGATGAAAACACGTTTGTTATTGCTAATACATTTTCCAATACTCGTTGGGAAGATAAAGCCCTTTCCGATGATGTGTATGATGATCCCTACCAAATATCTTTGTTTTCGACACCCCATGGTGAGGATGGTGAACGGCTATGGTCGCAAACAAAATCGGTTGCCTGGTATGGTGTTGGTGTTGCAGGTTTTCTGGCTTTGCTGCCAACTGATATCACTAACTGGGAAACGAGCGATGAGCGCCTCATTGAAAAATGGTGGGAGAATGTGAGGCAAGGACCCGTTTGGGATCGGGATGCATGGTATATCAATTACATTGGTCACCCTTATTTTGGTGGCGTATATTACCAGTCGGCACGTAAATCGGGCTACCGACAGTGGGATGCCTTTATTTATTCTGCTTTGATGTCCACTTTTTATTGGGAATATGGGATAGAGGCTTTCGCCGAAGTACCTGCACTGCAAGATTTGGTTGTTACACCTGTTCTCGGTTGGGTCTACGGTGAGTGGGCATTTAACCAGGAACGTGAAATTATCCTCGGGGGGGGAACGGTGTGGGGTTCAGCTGCACTCGGTAATACCGCGTTGTTTTTTCTCGATCCTGTGGACAGTATTGGCCGTGGCATTAACCAGTTGGTTGGTAAGCAGGTGGTTATAGCTGGCACTGGCTATGTGGGCATTAAGGAAGTGAGCTTACCGAATGGCAGTTCGGAAACCCAGGTTAAAATTAATCTGAGGTATGCGATGGGCAACGGTAAAGGCAATTCGACCAAGGCGCGTAGCGATATGTATCATTCTGCAGACATTGAAGACCCAGTCGATTTTGGTATTGTTGGTTTTTCTGTGGGTAGCGCTTATCTTAATTTGGATGAGTCTTGGGGTCTTGAAAACAGCTGGGCACCTACGTTCAGCCTCGGCCTATACTTTACTCCCCAGTTTTCGTCACGGCTTAGTTATAGTCGTGGTGAGATGAAAGAAAAAACCAGCGCCGAGCGAGTGGTCTATGAGAGTTATAGTGTTGATCTGCAGTATTATTTCAATGCGGATCATGATTTTCGTCCTTATGTCAGCGCCGGATTTGGAGAAGCGTTGAAAGATCAGGATCGAGATATCAAAACCGCGCAGGTTAACGCTGGCTTTGGCGTGTACTACAAATTGGATCGCAATTGGGCGCTACAACTTGCCTGGCACCATTATTATGCTACCAAGTTCTCAGCAAATGACGATCTAGCCAGTGGGCAACTCATTTACCGTTTTGGTAATGGCGAACGTTAATACTGGCTTAACAGATTCTTTAGTTTGCTAATTATTGTGAAATTACGGCTGATTTTGATACCAAAGGGTATAGGCATAATAAAAATGGTTTGGTCGAGTTAGAGGAGGCGGATAGAGACTATGTGAATGGACTTG comes from the Moritella yayanosii genome and includes:
- a CDS encoding DUF3943 domain-containing protein, with translation MKPCYYIHLILLCTLLSPFSSAAPYEATADENTFVIANTFSNTRWEDKALSDDVYDDPYQISLFSTPHGEDGERLWSQTKSVAWYGVGVAGFLALLPTDITNWETSDERLIEKWWENVRQGPVWDRDAWYINYIGHPYFGGVYYQSARKSGYRQWDAFIYSALMSTFYWEYGIEAFAEVPALQDLVVTPVLGWVYGEWAFNQEREIILGGGTVWGSAALGNTALFFLDPVDSIGRGINQLVGKQVVIAGTGYVGIKEVSLPNGSSETQVKINLRYAMGNGKGNSTKARSDMYHSADIEDPVDFGIVGFSVGSAYLNLDESWGLENSWAPTFSLGLYFTPQFSSRLSYSRGEMKEKTSAERVVYESYSVDLQYYFNADHDFRPYVSAGFGEALKDQDRDIKTAQVNAGFGVYYKLDRNWALQLAWHHYYATKFSANDDLASGQLIYRFGNGER
- the pgsA gene encoding CDP-diacylglycerol--glycerol-3-phosphate 3-phosphatidyltransferase, yielding MKNIPNILTLFRVILIPFFVLAFYLPIENSFYIAASIFFIAGVTDYLDGYIARRWNVSSKLGAFLDPVADKIMVITALVMVVGDHDRIAATVGEHSALWIMIPTLIMIGRELAISGLREWMADLGKRANVAVGNAGKWKTSLQMLALGGFIWQQGPWMVYLAYLVFYAAMVLTVVSMLQYFAAAWGELTSED